DNA from Amorphoplanes friuliensis DSM 7358:
ATCTCGACCGCTCCCCCGCCCAGATGCTCGACCTGCACCTTGCGGGCCAGCTCACTGACGGCGATGCGGGCGGTGATCTTCTCGACGACCAGCTGCAGGAGTCCCCCGGCCGCCGACAGGGCCCGGGACCGGATCATCGCGGTGTGGAAGGTGGCCACCACCGGCCCGCGCGCGGAGAGCACCGCCAGCAGCGACAGGCTCAGCGTGAGCGGCTCGTGGACGTGCAGGACGTCGAACTTGCCGCGGGCCAGCCAGCGCCGCACCCGCGCGGTGGAGATCGGGCCGAACGCGATCCGGGCGACCGACCCGTTGTACGGCAGCGGCACCGCGCGCCCGGCCGCCACGACGTACGGCGGGAGCTCGGAGTCCTCGTCGGCGGGGGCCAGCACGCTGACCTCGTGGCCGAGCCCGATCAGCGCCTCGGCGAGGTCGACGATGTGGTTCTGGACGCCGCCGGGCACGTCGAACGAGTACGGCGAGACGATCCCGATCCGCACGCCGGCCCCGCCCTCAGACCCGGGTGCTCTGGTCGAGCCACAGTTTCTGCAGCATGTGCCAGTCCTGGGGGTGCTCGGCGATGCCGAGGGCAAACGCGTCGGCCAGCCGCTGGGTCGTCAGCTTGACCCGCACGTCCAGTGCACCCTCGGACTTCTCCGGCAGCTCGATGCGGCGGATCCGGCCGACCGTGCGGCTGGGCTCGAACCACAGGTCGGCGGCGTAGAGCGGGGCACCGGTGCGCAGCGCCAGCATCGCCGGGCCGCCCGGCATCCGGGTGCGGCCGCCGAAGAACTGCACCTCGATGCCGCGGGAGGACAGGTCACGGTCGGCCAGCAGCGCTACGGCGTACCCCTGGGTGGCTCTTTCGGCGAGGACGTCCAGCGGCGGGCGCTGACCGCCGGTCAGCGGGAGCACCTCCATGCCGAGCTTCTCCCGGTAGGCCACGAAGCGCTCGAAGACCGACTCGGGTTTGAGGCGCTCGGCCACCGTGACCAGCGGCCAGCCCTGCGCGGTCACCCAGGCGGCCGCGGCGTCCCAGTTGCCGACGTGCGGCAGCGCCAGGATCGCGCCATTGCCCTCCTTGAGCACGGCGTTGAACTCGTCGGCGTCGAACAGGTGAAAGTCGGTGAGGAAGTCCTCGCGGCTCTGCGACGGCAGCCGGAAGGCCTCCATCCAGTAGCGGGCGTAGGACCGGAGACCCGCTTTGACCAGGGCGTCGAGCCCGGCCTCGGGCAGGTCCGGCCCCACGACCGTGCGGAGGTTGCGGCGCAGGCGCTGGACACTCGGACCGTTGCCCTTGAACGACCGGTCGGCGCCGGCGTTGAAGATCGCACGGGCGGCCGGCAGCGGCAGCATCCGGACCACCCGCCAGCCCGCGGCGTACCCCAGGTCGGTCAGCTGATCACGCCGGGAGCTCACGCGGGACCGTCCGCGACCGGCACGACGTCGGACTTCGCGGCGTGGATCAGGCGCTGCAGGACGGTGACCAGCGACAACGCGGCGAGGACCCAGAGCGCGGCGGGCAGGCCCCACTCCAGGCCGGCGGCGCCGAGCAGGCCGCCGACACCCACGATGAGCAGCCGCTCGAGGCGCTCGGCGATGCCGACGTCGGCGTCCAGGCCCAGGCTCTGGGCGCGGGCCTTCACGTAGGAGACGACCTGGCCCAGTGCGAGGGACAGCAGCGCGGCGACCACACCGCCGTACGGGTTGCCCAGGCCGGCCAGGTAGTAGACGACGGCGCCGAACACCGCGGCGTCGGCGATCCGGTCCATCGACGAGTCGAGGAGGGCGCCGAACTTGCCGGACGGGCCCCGCATGCGGGCCATCGTCCCGTCGAGGGCGTCGGTGAGCGCAAACGCGGTGACGACCACCGTGCCCCAGAAGAGTTCACCCCGGGCACCGAAACCGAGCGCACCGATCACGACGCCCACGGTGCCGGCGACGGTGACCATGTTCGGGGTGACGCCGATGCGGAGCAGGAATCGGGCGGCGGGGTGGAGGACGTACGACACGAGTGCGCGCGCGGGCACGCTGACGATCTTTGCCATGGCCGTCCCACCATAACGGCGACCGACCGTGAGTCCTACGGCGTGCGTCACGCGTCGCCGGATCGTCATGAAACGGCGGTCGGGGATTACAAAGGGTTGCGGCGGCGACTGCGCTGGGTGTCAGATCCAAGGACGGGGACGTAGGGGCGCCCACCCGGGTCCGGTGGGACACCGGAGCTGACGGAAGAATGGGCCGCCGACCGGCTGCCGACAGGAGGGCGTCACCCATGACGCAGAAGACCCAGGAGAAAGGGCTCACCGCTCCGGTGGTGACGGAGCCCGGCAGGGTACGCAACGTGGTGCTGGTGGGCCACTCCGGCGCGGGCAAGACGACGCTGATCGAGGCGCTGCTCGCCGCGACCGGCACGATCTCCCGCGCGGGCACCGTGGCGGACGGCACCACGGTGACCGACCACGATCCCGCCGCCGTCCGCCAGCAGCGGTCCGTGGCGCTGTCCTGCGCCCCGGTGGTGCACGACGGAGTGAAGATCAACCTGCTCGACACCCCGGGCTACGCCGACTTCGTGGGCGAGCTGCGCGCCGGTCTGCGCGCCGCCGACGCCGCCGTTTTTGTCGTCTCGGCGGTCGACGGCGTGGACTCGGCCACCGTCGCGCTCTGGGAGGAGTGCGCCGCCATCGGCCTGCCGCGGGCCGTGACGATCACCCGGCTGGACCATCCGCGCGCCGATTACGAGGGCACCCTGCAGGAGTGCCAGGAGGCGTTCGGCGAGAACGTCATGCCGATCTACCAGCCCATGCTCGGTGACGACGGCGAGTCGATCGCCGGCCTGCTGGGCCTGGTCACGCTCAAGGTTCTCGACTACTCGCAGGGTTATCCGCCGCGGGCCGGCGAGGCCGAGCGGGAGCATCTGACGCCGATCAAGGACGACCGGGACCTGCTCATCGAGGGGATCATCGCCGAGAGCGAGGACGAGACCCTGATGGACCGGTACGTCGCCGGCGAGCTGATCAGCACCGACACGCTCGTGCCCGACCTGGAGAAGGCCGTCGCCCGGGGCAACTTCTATCCGGTGATCCCGGTCTGCGCCGCGACCGGTGTCGGCCTGGACGCCCTGCTCGACGGCATCGTCAACGGCGCGCCGTCCCCGCTGGAGCACGACCTGCCCGTGGTCACCGGTGTCGACGGCAGCCCGCTCCCGCCGCTGACCTGCGACCCGGACGGCCCGCTGGTCGCCGAGGTCGTCAAGACCACGATCGACCGCCACGTCGGCCGGGTGTCGCTGGTCCGGGTCTTCTCCGGCACGCTGCGCCCGGAGCTGACCGTGCACGTCTCCGGGCACGGTCTTGCCGAGCGTGGCCACGCCGACCACGACGCGGACGAGCGCATCGCCCACGTTTACTCCCCGCTCGGCTCGCAGCTGCGCGAGGTGGCGTCGTGCATCGCCGGTGACATCTGCGCGATCACCAAGTCCGGCAGTGCCGAGACCGGTGACACGCTCTCCGGCAAGGACCAGCCGCTGCTGATGGAGCCGTGGACGATGCCCGAACCGCTGCTGCCCATCGCGGTGGTGGCGAAGTCCCGTTCCGACGAGGACGCCCTGGCCAAGAACCTGGCCCGGCTCGTCGCGGGTGACCCCACGCTGCGGCTGGAACGCAACCCGGACACCCACCAGCTGGTGCTCTGGTGCATGGGTGAGTCCCACGCCGACGTCGTCCTCGACCGGCTCCGCGCCGGGGGTGTCGAGCTGGACACCGAGCCGGTGAAGGTCTCTCTGCGCGAGACCTTCGGCGCGACGGCCACCGGTCACGGCCGGCACGTGAAGCA
Protein-coding regions in this window:
- a CDS encoding phosphatidylinositol mannoside acyltransferase, giving the protein MLPLPAARAIFNAGADRSFKGNGPSVQRLRRNLRTVVGPDLPEAGLDALVKAGLRSYARYWMEAFRLPSQSREDFLTDFHLFDADEFNAVLKEGNGAILALPHVGNWDAAAAWVTAQGWPLVTVAERLKPESVFERFVAYREKLGMEVLPLTGGQRPPLDVLAERATQGYAVALLADRDLSSRGIEVQFFGGRTRMPGGPAMLALRTGAPLYAADLWFEPSRTVGRIRRIELPEKSEGALDVRVKLTTQRLADAFALGIAEHPQDWHMLQKLWLDQSTRV
- the pgsA gene encoding phosphatidylinositol phosphate synthase, which translates into the protein MAKIVSVPARALVSYVLHPAARFLLRIGVTPNMVTVAGTVGVVIGALGFGARGELFWGTVVVTAFALTDALDGTMARMRGPSGKFGALLDSSMDRIADAAVFGAVVYYLAGLGNPYGGVVAALLSLALGQVVSYVKARAQSLGLDADVGIAERLERLLIVGVGGLLGAAGLEWGLPAALWVLAALSLVTVLQRLIHAAKSDVVPVADGPA
- a CDS encoding elongation factor G-like protein EF-G2, translating into MTQKTQEKGLTAPVVTEPGRVRNVVLVGHSGAGKTTLIEALLAATGTISRAGTVADGTTVTDHDPAAVRQQRSVALSCAPVVHDGVKINLLDTPGYADFVGELRAGLRAADAAVFVVSAVDGVDSATVALWEECAAIGLPRAVTITRLDHPRADYEGTLQECQEAFGENVMPIYQPMLGDDGESIAGLLGLVTLKVLDYSQGYPPRAGEAEREHLTPIKDDRDLLIEGIIAESEDETLMDRYVAGELISTDTLVPDLEKAVARGNFYPVIPVCAATGVGLDALLDGIVNGAPSPLEHDLPVVTGVDGSPLPPLTCDPDGPLVAEVVKTTIDRHVGRVSLVRVFSGTLRPELTVHVSGHGLAERGHADHDADERIAHVYSPLGSQLREVASCIAGDICAITKSGSAETGDTLSGKDQPLLMEPWTMPEPLLPIAVVAKSRSDEDALAKNLARLVAGDPTLRLERNPDTHQLVLWCMGESHADVVLDRLRAGGVELDTEPVKVSLRETFGATATGHGRHVKQSGGHGQYAVCSIEVEPLPRGSGFEFVDKVVGGAVPHNYIPSVEKGVRAQLEKGIVAGYPVVDLRVTLVDGKAHSVDSSDAAFQTAGALALRTAAEQGRVALLEPVDEIVVRVPDTYVGAVMSDLSGRRGRPLGTEADEDGEHSLVRAEVPATELVRYAVELRALTSGTGTFSRVYARHEPMPAHLADAVRKEHAAR